The DNA region CTACTGCGCCGGCACCGGCAATAATAATTTTCATTGCTCTTTATTACTCTTATCGTTTTGTTGTTCCAATCCCAGAACAGTCTTCGCGTTCAGAGGAGAGATGACAGCCTGTCCAGTCTCTTCTTCCAGTCTTATTCGGGCTTCACGGGCGATGCTTCCGCCACGGCGGGCAATATCTTTATGCTCATCAAAATTCTCCGGGTTACTGACTTCAGAGATTTCTTTGGTTGAAAGTTCTGCCAACATGTTTAATACTAATTCTTTATTAGTCATGTTATCCCGTAGGTTCTCTTTCTTCAGTCCCTTGAAGCGTTTGTACTCTTTGGTGGTTTTATCAGCCCAGGTCTGATAAAGGATATCTGTCAATGTAGCAAACTGCGTGCCTTCCTCCAGTCCACAACGTTTCCATTCGTCAGTTAGTTCTTTGCGTATCTCGATACTTTTCAATCGCTGGTTTATCCAGTTGTCCGAATATCCCAATGCTTTGTACTCCATCATGGAACGCTGAATTGTAAGTTCAGGATCCTGCATTTCATCCAACCGCTCTTTGGCGGTTTGGGCCATCCAAAGCTTGAAAGGTTCGGCTTTGGGAGAAGGAATGGATTGGATGAGGCGGAACATTTGTTCTGTCGTCATCACGTCTGTCAATCTCATTTTGCCATCGGATGACAGCATTTTTAACTGTACGATTTTAGCGTACAGTTGACTGCCCTCCTTTGCCAACTTTGATTTTAAGTCGCTCCAATATCTTCTTGGATTGGAACTGTCTGTTAGAATTTCTATCACGTCAATCACTGAAAAGTACCACTCTTCCGTCTCGTCATCCCAGACCGTGCGTACTTTCTTTTCCTCAAACACCTTGATGGCTTCTTTCTTTGTCATAATATTATATTTGTTCTATCGTATTCATTATTCCTTCCTCATCCATGCCACACAGATGATACAGCTCCTGTATCGTGCCGTGTTCTATAAACGTATCCGGCACGCCTATGCGGTGTACGTGCGGCGTATATTCGTTGTCGGCCATAAATTCCAGGATGGCAGTCCCCATGCCACCTTTCCGTATGCCGTCTTCAATGGTGATGATGCGGGAAAATGAACGTCCTATTTCGTGTAGCATCTCCTCGTCCAGTGGCTTGAGGAAACGCAGGTCATAATGTGCTATTGAGATGTTTTTTTCTTTTTCCGCCCGTTCGATGGCCTTTGCGGCAATGTTCCCTATCGGGCCGAGGGTAACGACTGCCATATCTTTACCGTCCTTCAGCTTGCGTCCTTTGCCAACCGGAATTTCTTCTAACGGGCATTTCCAGTCCTTCAGCACGCCGCGCCCACGGGGGTAGCGGATAACGAACGGACCTTTGTCCGGCAGCTGTGCCGTGTACATGAGGTGGCGTAGTTCGTGCTCGTTCATAGGCGAGGAAATCGTCAGGTTGGGGATGGGGCGGAAGTAGGCCAGGTCGAACACGCCGTGGTGGGTCGGTCCGTCTTCACCTACCAGCCCGGCACGATCCAGGCAGAGCACAACGGGAAGTTTGAGTATGGCGATATCATGAATGACATTGTCGTAAGCACGTTGCATGAATGACGAATAGATGTTGCAAAAAGGTTGCATCCCTTCTTTGGCCATACCGCCCGAGAAGGTGGCTGCATGTCCTTCGGCAATACCTACGTCAAAAGCACGGTCGGGCATTGCCTGCATCAGCATATTCATGGAACACCCTGTAGGCATGGCGGGAGTGACGCCGACGATGCGTGGATTCTTTTCGGCAAGTTCCACCAGGGTTTCTCCGAAAACGTCCTGATACAGTGGTGGCAGGTTGTGTGTATCTGTTGTAAAGCGTTCACCCGTTTCTGGATCAAACTTTCCCGGTGCATGCCAGATGCCCGGAGCCTTCTCGGCAGGTTCGAAGCCTTTCCCTTTAATGGTGTGCAGGTGCAGGATTTTCGGTCCCTTCATATCTTTGATGTCCCGCAGGATACGTGCGATGTTCTTCACATCGTGTCCGTTGACGGGACCGAAGTAGCGGATATTCATTCCTTCGAAGATATTCTGTTGTTGGGCGGCTATCGATTTCAGGCTATTGCCAAAACGTATAAGAGCCTTACGACGATCTTCGTTGAGGATGCCCACTTTGAACAGCATCTTGGATACTTTGAAGCGGAGCTGGTTGTATCGGTTTGAGGTGGTCAGGTTGAAGAGATATTGCTTCATGCCGCCTACACTGCGGTCTATGGCCATCTCGTTATCGTTCAGAATGATAAGCAGGTTGTTGGAACTTGCTGAGGCATTGTTCAATCCTTCGAATGCCAGTCCACCGCTCATGCTGCCATCGCCAATTACGGCAACCACATGGCGGTCTTTTTCTCCTTTTTCTTCTGCCGCTACCGCCATGCCGAGAGCCGCCGAAATGGAGTTCGAAGCATGTCCGCAAGTGAAAGTGTCATAATCGCTTTCATCGGGAGAGGGGAAAGGGCGGATACCCTTGAATTTCCGGTTTGTGGAGAATGTTTCCCGACGTCCGGTCAGTATCTTATGGCCATACGCCTGATGGCCTACGTCCCACACGATGCGGTCGTAAGGAGTATTGAACACGT from Bacteroides sp. MSB163 includes:
- a CDS encoding Bro-N domain-containing protein, translated to MTKKEAIKVFEEKKVRTVWDDETEEWYFSVIDVIEILTDSSNPRRYWSDLKSKLAKEGSQLYAKIVQLKMLSSDGKMRLTDVMTTEQMFRLIQSIPSPKAEPFKLWMAQTAKERLDEMQDPELTIQRSMMEYKALGYSDNWINQRLKSIEIRKELTDEWKRCGLEEGTQFATLTDILYQTWADKTTKEYKRFKGLKKENLRDNMTNKELVLNMLAELSTKEISEVSNPENFDEHKDIARRGGSIAREARIRLEEETGQAVISPLNAKTVLGLEQQNDKSNKEQ
- the dxs gene encoding 1-deoxy-D-xylulose-5-phosphate synthase, which encodes MKTEPTTYNLLNSISDPEDLRKLSVDQLPEICKELRQDIIKEVSRNPGHFAASLGTVELTVALHYVFNTPYDRIVWDVGHQAYGHKILTGRRETFSTNRKFKGIRPFPSPDESDYDTFTCGHASNSISAALGMAVAAEEKGEKDRHVVAVIGDGSMSGGLAFEGLNNASASSNNLLIILNDNEMAIDRSVGGMKQYLFNLTTSNRYNQLRFKVSKMLFKVGILNEDRRKALIRFGNSLKSIAAQQQNIFEGMNIRYFGPVNGHDVKNIARILRDIKDMKGPKILHLHTIKGKGFEPAEKAPGIWHAPGKFDPETGERFTTDTHNLPPLYQDVFGETLVELAEKNPRIVGVTPAMPTGCSMNMLMQAMPDRAFDVGIAEGHAATFSGGMAKEGMQPFCNIYSSFMQRAYDNVIHDIAILKLPVVLCLDRAGLVGEDGPTHHGVFDLAYFRPIPNLTISSPMNEHELRHLMYTAQLPDKGPFVIRYPRGRGVLKDWKCPLEEIPVGKGRKLKDGKDMAVVTLGPIGNIAAKAIERAEKEKNISIAHYDLRFLKPLDEEMLHEIGRSFSRIITIEDGIRKGGMGTAILEFMADNEYTPHVHRIGVPDTFIEHGTIQELYHLCGMDEEGIMNTIEQI